A genomic stretch from Microplitis mediator isolate UGA2020A chromosome 10, iyMicMedi2.1, whole genome shotgun sequence includes:
- the LOC130676547 gene encoding dynein axonemal assembly factor 10 — protein sequence MNKLDKPQIICHIEKSVDYSLFDAKWIPCSAKFVVMGSKPRGSGVIQIYEVSSGQLKLVKSIERSNPMKCGTFKASSLRDRFLATGDFKGKLNVYNLEDPSVPIYSANAHSEIINAIDGVGGQSVGHGAPEIVTGSRDGSVKVWDQRQKGRPVAVFEPKEGDNRRDCWSVAFGNSYNSEERVVAAGYDNGDVKMFDLKAMSLRWESNLKNGVCALEFDRNDIPMNKLVATTLESKFYLFDLRTQHPKRGFAYLTEKAHKSTVWLVKHLPQNREIFMTCGGSGSLCLWKYNYPEKRKQTDADGVAHGVVGSVDLLQNSVISSQPVSSLDWCPDKTGLAVCTAFDQCLRVLITTKLNLY from the exons atgaacaaaTTAGATAAGCCGCAGATAATCTGTCATATTGAAAAGTCTGTCGACTACTCGCTGTTCGACGCAAAATGGATACCCTGCAGCGCAAAGTTTGTGGTTATGGGATCCAAACCTCGTGGGTCTGGAGTAATACAAATTTATGAAGTCTCCAGCGGACAACTGAAGCttgtaaaaagtattgaaCGTTCAAATCCAATGAAATGCGGGACATTCAAAGCGTCCAGTTTACGAGACCGTTTTCTAGCAACCGGAGATTTTAAA GGaaaattaaatgtatataatctAGAAGACCCTTCGGTACCAATTTATTCAGCAAACGCTCATAGCGAAATAATAAACGCAATTGATGGCGTAGGAGGACAGAGTGTCGGCCACGGAGCGCCTGAGATTGTCACCGGGTCTCGGGATGGCAGCGTCAAGGTCTGGGACCAGAGACAAAAAGGCCGACCTGTGGCTGTGTTTGAACCCAAAGAAGGTGACAACAGGCGGGACTGTTGGTCGGTTGCTTTTGGCAACTCCTATAATTCTGAAGAGCGGGTCGTTGCTGCTGGTTACGACAATGGGGATGTCAAGATGTTTGATCTCAAAGCAATGTCTTTACGCTGGGaaagtaatttgaaaaatggaGTCTGTGCTCTGGAGTTTGATAGAAATGATATTCCGATGAATAAACTCGTCGCCACGACTCTCGAGtccaagttttatttatttgatctcAGAACCCAACATCCGAAAAGAGGATTTGCTTATTTAACTGAAAAA gCTCATAAATCCACAGTTTGGTTGGTCAAACATTTACCACAGAACCGTGAAATATTTATGACTTGTGGCGGTAGCGGTTCATTGTGTCTTTGGAAGta taACTATCCGGAGAAAAGAAAACAAACGGACGCTGATGGTGTAGCCCATGGAGTAGTCGGTAGTGTcgatttattacaaaatagtGTGATATCATCCCAACCAGTCAGTTCACTCGACTGGTGTCCAGACAAAACTGGTCTTGCTGTCTGTACAGCATTCGATCAATGTCTAAGAGTGCTAATTACCACTAAATTAAATCTCTATTaa